From a single Haloarcula sp. DT43 genomic region:
- a CDS encoding NAD-dependent epimerase/dehydratase family protein, giving the protein MDSVLVIGGGRFIGRHAVTEFRDAGYDVTMLTRGQRPNPFADTDIAHLIGDRRDRDTLETARERVDPDAVVDCVAYFPRDVREAADVFADAEAYVYVSSGAAYGEERVPKREDQTALEPCDDEQATTDSAATYGPRKAEGDREVFAAAEDGVRAMSVRPTVVYGPHDYTERFAYWVDRVAVQDRIVVPSDGLSLWQMAYVEDVARALRIVAEDGEAGEAYNVGDEHAPMLTQWVDLLAETCETGVEQIGATARDLAREGLEPQDFPMYRATPHVLSVEKLRSLGWASTPHRVGLRRTVTEHRENDRTGRKYGPDRDTETAVIERVTE; this is encoded by the coding sequence ATGGACAGCGTCCTCGTCATCGGCGGCGGCAGATTCATCGGCCGACACGCGGTCACCGAGTTCCGCGACGCGGGGTACGACGTGACGATGCTCACCCGCGGGCAGCGCCCGAACCCGTTCGCGGACACCGATATCGCCCACCTGATCGGCGACCGGCGCGACCGAGACACCCTCGAAACCGCGCGCGAGCGGGTCGACCCGGACGCCGTCGTCGACTGCGTGGCGTACTTCCCGAGAGACGTGCGGGAAGCGGCCGACGTGTTCGCCGACGCAGAGGCCTACGTCTACGTCTCCAGCGGCGCGGCCTACGGCGAAGAGCGGGTCCCCAAGCGCGAGGACCAGACCGCGCTGGAGCCGTGCGACGACGAGCAGGCCACCACGGACAGCGCGGCGACCTACGGCCCGCGCAAGGCCGAGGGCGACCGGGAGGTGTTCGCTGCGGCCGAGGACGGGGTCCGCGCGATGAGCGTCCGCCCCACCGTCGTCTACGGCCCCCACGACTACACCGAGCGGTTCGCCTACTGGGTGGACCGGGTCGCCGTGCAGGACCGAATCGTCGTCCCCAGCGACGGCCTCAGCCTCTGGCAGATGGCCTACGTCGAGGACGTCGCGCGAGCGCTCCGCATCGTCGCCGAGGACGGCGAGGCGGGCGAGGCGTACAACGTCGGGGACGAGCACGCGCCGATGCTCACCCAGTGGGTCGACCTGCTCGCCGAGACGTGCGAGACCGGCGTCGAGCAAATCGGCGCGACGGCGCGGGACCTCGCTCGTGAGGGTCTGGAGCCCCAAGATTTCCCGATGTACCGCGCCACGCCCCACGTCCTCAGCGTCGAGAAGCTCCGGTCGCTGGGGTGGGCCTCGACGCCCCACCGGGTCGGCCTCCGGCGGACTGTCACCGAACACCGCGAGAACGACAGGACCGGCCGGAAGTACGGCCCGGACCGTGACACCGAGACGGCGGTCATCGAACGCGTCACGGAGTGA
- a CDS encoding NAD(P)-dependent glycerol-1-phosphate dehydrogenase — MFEKRTWIRLPRNVVVGHGVLDRTIEAVSELHLTGRPLVVSSPTPHEVAGERVLAQFEDEGYDPSEIVIETASFDAVQRVIDHAADIDAGFLLGVGGGKAIDITKMAADDLGLGFVSVPTAASHDGIVSGRGSVPEGDTRHSVAAEPPLAVIADTEVLAEAPWRLTTAGCADIISNYTAVRDWQLAHRLKNVPYSEYAGALSQMTAEMLVESADSIKQGLEESSWIVVKALVSSGVAMSIAGSSRPASGAEHLFSHQLDRLVPNGALHGHQVGVGSIMTEYLHSGQKGKWRDARDALAAIGAPTTADELGIDDETVIEALTTAHQIRDRYTVLGDGMSEEAAIEAATVTGVI; from the coding sequence ATGTTCGAGAAACGCACCTGGATTCGCCTGCCCCGGAACGTCGTCGTCGGGCACGGAGTCCTCGACCGGACAATCGAGGCCGTCAGCGAACTCCACCTGACCGGCCGGCCGCTCGTCGTCTCCAGCCCGACGCCACACGAGGTCGCAGGCGAGAGAGTACTGGCCCAGTTCGAGGACGAGGGCTACGACCCCTCCGAGATAGTCATCGAGACGGCCAGTTTCGACGCCGTCCAGCGGGTCATCGACCACGCCGCGGACATCGACGCTGGCTTCCTGCTGGGCGTCGGCGGCGGGAAAGCCATCGACATCACGAAGATGGCGGCCGACGACCTGGGCCTGGGCTTCGTCTCGGTGCCGACGGCCGCGAGCCACGACGGCATCGTCTCCGGCCGCGGCTCGGTCCCCGAGGGCGATACGCGCCACAGCGTCGCCGCCGAGCCGCCGCTGGCCGTCATCGCCGACACCGAGGTGCTGGCGGAGGCCCCCTGGCGGCTGACCACCGCCGGCTGTGCCGACATCATCTCGAACTACACCGCCGTCCGTGACTGGCAGCTCGCCCACCGGCTCAAGAACGTCCCCTACTCCGAGTACGCCGGCGCGCTCTCGCAGATGACCGCCGAGATGCTCGTCGAGAGCGCCGACTCGATAAAGCAAGGGCTGGAGGAGTCGTCCTGGATTGTCGTGAAAGCGCTCGTCTCCTCCGGCGTCGCCATGTCAATCGCCGGCTCCTCGCGCCCGGCCAGCGGCGCGGAGCACCTGTTCTCCCACCAGCTCGACCGGCTCGTCCCCAACGGCGCGCTCCACGGCCACCAGGTCGGCGTCGGCTCAATCATGACCGAGTATCTCCACAGCGGCCAGAAGGGCAAGTGGAGAGACGCCAGGGACGCGCTGGCCGCCATCGGTGCGCCGACGACCGCGGACGAACTCGGCATCGACGACGAGACGGTCATCGAGGCGCTGACGACGGCCCACCAGATACGCGACCGCTACACGGTGCTGGGCGACGGGATGAGCGAGGAAGCGGCGATAGAAGCGGCGACCGTCACCGGCGTCATCTAG
- a CDS encoding glycosyltransferase family 4 protein, translating into MRVAVVAMETSQYRDTEGRTRLERVATDLADAGHDVTVFCSQWWQGFDNRRERDGVTYRAVTVSPTVPAFCARLPFLLARFRPDVVHAHPTPASVALAARAGATLSRAPLLTEWFGDEDVPESRRAALALRASDCLVTPSELVRTRVRERGATADQTAVLPQSIDMDLVRATDADEEIDVVYAHRLDGSANVESLLLGLAELRQKGWSATVIGDGPERAHYEQEAADLRIDDRVTFVGACDVEERVSIYKGAHVFVQTAFRECFATDLLWAMACGCIGIVEYQAESSAHELIEQRDRAFRVTNPQEIADKITESAGFERWTVDESVAEFDHDAVRAEYEELYETRIEEYGLL; encoded by the coding sequence ATGCGTGTCGCGGTCGTCGCCATGGAGACGAGCCAGTACCGGGACACAGAGGGACGGACCCGGCTGGAGCGGGTGGCCACCGACCTCGCCGACGCCGGCCACGACGTGACCGTCTTCTGCTCGCAGTGGTGGCAGGGGTTCGACAACCGGCGCGAACGCGACGGCGTCACCTACCGCGCCGTCACCGTCTCGCCGACCGTCCCCGCCTTCTGCGCTCGCCTGCCGTTTCTGCTCGCGCGGTTCCGCCCCGACGTCGTCCACGCCCATCCGACCCCGGCCTCGGTCGCGCTCGCGGCCAGGGCCGGCGCGACGCTGTCGCGTGCGCCGCTGCTCACCGAGTGGTTCGGCGACGAGGACGTGCCCGAGAGCCGCCGGGCCGCACTCGCGCTCCGGGCGTCGGACTGTCTCGTCACGCCGTCGGAGCTCGTCCGGACGCGGGTCCGCGAGCGGGGGGCGACAGCGGACCAGACCGCGGTTCTCCCACAGAGCATCGACATGGACCTCGTCCGGGCGACCGACGCCGACGAGGAAATCGACGTGGTGTACGCCCACCGGCTGGACGGCAGCGCCAACGTCGAGTCGCTGTTGCTCGGGCTGGCGGAACTCAGACAGAAGGGCTGGTCGGCGACGGTCATCGGCGACGGCCCCGAGCGAGCGCACTACGAACAGGAGGCCGCCGACCTCCGCATCGACGACCGCGTGACCTTCGTCGGCGCGTGCGACGTCGAGGAGCGCGTCTCGATTTACAAGGGCGCACACGTGTTCGTCCAGACGGCGTTCCGGGAGTGTTTCGCCACGGACCTCCTCTGGGCGATGGCCTGTGGCTGTATCGGCATCGTCGAGTACCAGGCCGAGTCCTCGGCCCACGAACTCATCGAGCAGCGCGACCGCGCGTTCCGGGTGACCAACCCACAGGAAATCGCCGACAAAATCACCGAGTCGGCCGGCTTCGAACGCTGGACCGTCGACGAGTCGGTCGCCGAGTTCGACCACGACGCGGTCCGCGCCGAGTACGAGGAGCTCTACGAGACACGTATCGAGGAATACGGCCTCCTGTGA
- the gltB gene encoding glutamate synthase large subunit codes for MVERQTGLSAGDAGLADPTDERSNCGVGVVMDLDGDSDHWVVSDGLELLDNLEHRGTTGAEQDTGDGAGIMLQIPHEFFAVEVDADLPPVGEYAVGTLFLPKDDDEVAERLKDLVESELAEEGLDVLDWRDVPTDNSDLGATALESEPDIVQFFVTSATGKTGDAFENQLYVGRRALENTVEEEAPTGHERFYVVSLATDVVVYKGLLKAEQLEDYYPDLEDERMQSTFAMVHARFSTNTLGAWHLAHPYRRVIHNGEFNTIQGNINWMRARETDIQSDEFEGDLEKIKPIIDDPEQSDTASVDNALELLLQGGRDLPHALRMLIPEAWRGEMNDVTGARRDFYDYHASLVEPWDGPALVAATDGDRIGAVLDRNGLRPCRYDVLEDNTLVMSSEAGALEHDATEIRERGRLQPGQCFLADPEEGRVIPDAEVFDDITDDKYGEWVAQEQVDIEDVADREDNAPRDPSDALRSHQAMYGYTYDEVDHLIEPMAEKGKDPVGSMGDDTPLSVLSQFNRPLFTYFKQLFAQVTNPPLDYIREELVTSLESRLGHQRNILDESQSHARQLVLDSPILTDEETAAIKDLDANGMSTKVIDITYEKDGDLRQAVEDVRAEADAAAKEHDVLVLSDRGADEDRVPIPSLLAVGGVHHHLVRNGLRNHVGLVVESGDPRAVHHFATLIGYGAGAVNPYLAYQTIEDLVAGPDGADLADAIDAYITAVEDGLLKTMAKMGISTVESYQGAQIFEAVGLSSDFVAEYFEGTTCRTEGIGIEEIEDDLTQRHEVAWSEDEPDMPRQGEYEFRSNGIHHQWNPNTVGKIQQAVRMGDYDTYKEFAELVNDQNEELQTLRGLLEFDSDRESVPIEDVEPVEDIVERFETAAMSLGSLSPEMHENNAIAMNRLGANANTGEGGEPPERFGTEKECTTKQVASGRFGVTSDYLASADELQIKMAQGSKPGEGGHLPGKKVNEMIAHVRYATPGVGLISPPPLHDIYSIEDLKQLIHDLKASNPEADINVKLVSEDGIGTIAAGVAKANADVVHISGHDGGTGASPKTSIKNAGLPWELGVSEANQMLRATGLRSRIKVTTDGGMKTGRDVAVAALLGAEGYTFGTASMVTSGCVMARQCHENTCPVGIATQNENLRERFPGEPQHVINYMTFVAQELREIMAELGFETVDEMIGRPSVLAQRDDVSQPKAQKLDLSSVIAEPADNDGRYKQREQTHEVDEQLDWDLIDAAEDAIYKGDPVAIDADIDNVDRAVGATLSNRISREHASDGLADDTIRVDFDGTAGQSFGAFLAQGVTMELTGTANDYVGKGLSGGKLVLKTPDNAPFDPTENIVIGNVALYGATQGEAYVNGMAGERFAVRNSGVKGVVEGVGDHGCEYMTGGAIVVLGETGKNFAAGMSGGVAYVYDPDGEFEAKANTGMVSLSDSLEGKDRQMITRLVENHAAYTDSDRAAELLEDWDAELENFTKVMPDAYAEVISDRERDDVRNEPPAKAAPSADAAETDFVASVDD; via the coding sequence ATGGTTGAGCGACAGACAGGTCTCTCTGCAGGCGACGCCGGGCTTGCAGACCCCACGGACGAGCGGTCGAACTGTGGTGTCGGGGTCGTCATGGACCTCGACGGCGACAGCGACCACTGGGTTGTATCGGACGGACTCGAACTCCTCGACAACCTCGAACATCGAGGGACGACGGGTGCCGAGCAGGACACGGGCGACGGGGCGGGCATCATGCTCCAGATTCCACACGAGTTTTTCGCCGTCGAAGTCGACGCCGACCTGCCGCCAGTCGGCGAGTACGCCGTCGGCACGCTCTTTCTCCCGAAGGACGACGACGAGGTCGCCGAGAGGCTGAAAGACCTCGTCGAGTCGGAACTCGCCGAGGAGGGACTGGACGTCCTCGACTGGCGCGACGTTCCCACGGACAACAGCGACCTAGGCGCGACGGCGCTGGAATCCGAGCCCGACATCGTCCAGTTCTTCGTCACCTCCGCGACGGGCAAGACCGGCGACGCCTTCGAGAACCAGCTGTACGTCGGCCGCCGGGCGCTCGAAAACACCGTCGAAGAAGAGGCACCGACGGGTCACGAGCGGTTCTACGTCGTCTCCCTCGCCACCGACGTCGTCGTCTACAAGGGCCTGCTCAAGGCCGAACAGCTGGAAGACTACTACCCCGACCTCGAAGACGAGCGGATGCAGTCGACCTTTGCGATGGTCCACGCCCGCTTCTCGACGAACACGCTGGGCGCGTGGCATCTCGCACATCCGTACCGCCGTGTCATCCACAACGGCGAGTTCAACACCATCCAGGGCAACATCAACTGGATGCGCGCTCGGGAGACCGACATCCAGAGCGACGAGTTCGAGGGCGACTTGGAGAAAATCAAGCCCATCATCGACGACCCCGAGCAGTCAGACACCGCGAGCGTCGACAACGCGCTCGAACTCCTGTTGCAGGGCGGCCGCGACCTCCCCCACGCCCTGCGGATGCTCATCCCCGAAGCCTGGCGCGGCGAGATGAACGACGTGACCGGCGCCCGGCGCGACTTCTACGACTACCACGCCTCGCTGGTCGAGCCGTGGGACGGCCCGGCGCTCGTCGCCGCGACCGACGGCGACCGCATCGGCGCGGTGCTGGACCGCAACGGTCTGCGTCCGTGCCGGTACGACGTGCTGGAGGACAACACGCTCGTGATGTCCTCGGAGGCCGGCGCGCTGGAACACGACGCCACCGAGATTCGGGAACGTGGCCGGCTCCAGCCGGGCCAGTGCTTCCTCGCCGACCCCGAGGAGGGCCGCGTCATCCCCGACGCGGAAGTGTTCGACGACATCACCGACGACAAGTACGGCGAGTGGGTCGCCCAGGAGCAGGTCGACATCGAGGACGTGGCCGACCGCGAGGACAACGCGCCCCGAGACCCCTCGGACGCGCTCCGGAGCCACCAGGCGATGTACGGCTACACCTACGACGAGGTCGACCACCTCATCGAGCCGATGGCCGAGAAGGGCAAGGACCCCGTCGGCTCCATGGGCGACGACACGCCGCTGTCGGTGCTCTCGCAGTTCAACCGACCGCTGTTCACCTACTTCAAGCAGCTGTTCGCCCAGGTGACGAACCCGCCGCTGGACTACATCCGCGAGGAACTGGTCACCTCATTAGAGTCCCGGCTGGGCCACCAGCGTAACATCCTCGACGAGAGCCAGAGCCACGCCCGCCAGCTCGTTCTGGACTCGCCTATCCTCACCGACGAGGAGACGGCAGCCATCAAGGACCTAGACGCGAACGGCATGTCCACGAAGGTCATCGACATCACCTACGAGAAAGACGGTGACCTCCGCCAGGCCGTCGAGGACGTGCGGGCCGAGGCCGACGCCGCCGCCAAGGAACACGACGTCCTCGTGCTCTCCGACCGTGGCGCGGACGAGGACCGCGTGCCGATACCGAGCCTGCTGGCGGTCGGTGGCGTCCACCACCACCTCGTCCGCAACGGCCTCCGCAACCACGTCGGCCTCGTCGTCGAGTCCGGCGACCCGCGTGCAGTGCATCACTTCGCGACGCTCATCGGCTACGGGGCCGGAGCCGTCAACCCCTACCTGGCCTACCAGACCATCGAGGACCTGGTGGCCGGCCCGGACGGCGCTGACCTCGCCGACGCCATCGACGCCTACATCACCGCCGTCGAGGACGGCCTCCTGAAGACGATGGCCAAGATGGGCATCTCCACGGTCGAGTCCTACCAGGGTGCCCAGATATTCGAGGCCGTCGGCCTCTCCTCGGACTTCGTCGCCGAGTACTTCGAGGGGACGACCTGCCGGACCGAGGGCATCGGTATCGAGGAAATCGAGGACGACCTCACCCAGCGCCACGAAGTCGCCTGGAGCGAGGACGAGCCCGACATGCCCCGCCAGGGCGAGTACGAGTTCCGCTCGAACGGCATTCACCACCAGTGGAACCCCAACACGGTCGGCAAGATTCAGCAGGCCGTCCGGATGGGCGACTACGACACGTACAAGGAGTTCGCCGAGCTGGTCAACGACCAGAACGAGGAGCTCCAGACCCTGCGTGGCCTGCTGGAGTTCGACTCCGACCGTGAGTCCGTCCCCATCGAGGACGTCGAGCCGGTCGAGGACATCGTCGAACGCTTCGAGACGGCCGCGATGTCGCTCGGGTCGCTGTCGCCCGAGATGCACGAGAACAACGCCATCGCCATGAACCGGCTCGGGGCCAACGCCAACACCGGCGAGGGCGGCGAGCCGCCCGAGCGGTTCGGCACCGAGAAGGAGTGTACGACCAAGCAGGTCGCCTCCGGCCGCTTCGGCGTCACCTCCGATTACCTCGCGTCGGCCGACGAGCTCCAGATAAAGATGGCCCAGGGCTCCAAGCCCGGCGAGGGCGGCCACCTGCCCGGTAAGAAGGTCAACGAGATGATTGCCCACGTCCGGTACGCGACGCCGGGCGTCGGTCTCATCTCGCCGCCGCCGCTGCACGACATCTACTCCATCGAGGACCTCAAACAGCTCATCCACGACCTCAAGGCCTCGAACCCGGAGGCAGACATCAACGTCAAACTGGTCTCGGAGGACGGCATCGGGACCATCGCGGCCGGCGTCGCCAAGGCCAACGCCGACGTGGTCCACATCTCGGGCCACGACGGCGGGACCGGCGCGTCGCCGAAGACCTCCATCAAGAACGCCGGCCTCCCGTGGGAACTGGGCGTCTCCGAGGCCAACCAGATGCTCCGGGCCACCGGCCTGCGCTCGCGCATCAAGGTGACGACCGACGGCGGCATGAAGACCGGCCGCGACGTGGCCGTCGCCGCCCTGCTCGGTGCCGAGGGGTACACCTTCGGGACCGCCTCGATGGTCACCTCCGGCTGCGTGATGGCCCGGCAGTGTCACGAGAACACCTGTCCGGTCGGCATCGCCACCCAGAACGAGAACCTCCGCGAGCGGTTCCCCGGCGAGCCACAGCACGTCATCAACTACATGACGTTCGTGGCCCAGGAACTGCGGGAAATCATGGCCGAACTCGGCTTCGAGACGGTCGACGAGATGATCGGCCGCCCGAGCGTCCTGGCACAGCGTGACGACGTGAGCCAGCCGAAGGCCCAGAAGCTCGACCTCTCGTCGGTCATCGCCGAACCGGCCGACAACGACGGCCGCTACAAGCAGCGCGAGCAGACCCACGAGGTCGACGAACAGCTCGACTGGGACCTCATCGACGCCGCCGAGGACGCCATCTACAAGGGCGACCCGGTCGCCATCGACGCCGACATCGACAACGTCGACCGCGCGGTCGGGGCGACGCTCTCGAACCGCATCTCCCGCGAGCACGCCAGCGACGGCCTCGCGGACGACACCATCCGCGTCGACTTCGACGGTACGGCCGGCCAGTCCTTCGGCGCGTTCCTCGCACAGGGTGTGACGATGGAACTGACCGGGACGGCCAACGACTACGTCGGCAAGGGCCTGTCGGGCGGGAAGCTCGTCCTGAAAACGCCGGACAACGCTCCCTTCGACCCGACGGAGAACATCGTCATCGGCAACGTCGCGCTGTACGGCGCGACCCAGGGCGAGGCCTACGTCAACGGGATGGCCGGCGAGCGCTTCGCCGTCCGCAACTCCGGCGTCAAGGGCGTCGTCGAGGGCGTCGGCGACCACGGCTGTGAGTACATGACCGGCGGTGCAATCGTCGTGCTGGGCGAGACGGGCAAGAACTTCGCGGCCGGCATGTCCGGCGGCGTCGCCTACGTCTACGACCCCGACGGCGAGTTCGAAGCGAAGGCCAACACCGGCATGGTGTCCCTGTCCGATTCGCTGGAGGGCAAGGACCGCCAGATGATTACCCGGCTGGTCGAGAACCACGCCGCCTACACCGACTCCGACCGCGCGGCGGAACTGCTCGAGGACTGGGACGCCGAACTGGAGAACTTCACGAAGGTGATGCCCGACGCCTACGCCGAGGTCATCAGCGACCGCGAGCGCGACGACGTGCGCAACGAACCGCCGGCGAAGGCCGCCCCGAGCGCCGACGCGGCAGAGACCGACTTCGTGGCCTCCGTCGACGACTGA
- a CDS encoding S9 family peptidase, which translates to MTAYDLSRYLNVRSAYGSSFAPDGTLAFLMNTTGVAQLWSLSEPRGWPEQRTFYDEGVSFVDYSPERPELVFGMDEGGNERAQLYRLDDGGRVHELTAMPDAKHRWGGWSPDGERFAFASNRRDEAVFDIYVQDRDATGADAELVWEGDGWLSVGGFSPDGRHLLVSEAHSSFDQDIYVLDLDGRDLTHLTPHEGTVRYTSASWGPEGEAVYCVTDAESDTLDLARLSLDGDLDVVRSDDQWNIDGVALDQDSGRLVYSRNVDGYNELTVGELTGPTTVETFPTPDLPGGLAGGVAWGPDAERFAVSVTGRTENTNVFVVEAETGESERWTEASTAGIPRETFVEPEVVRFESFDGREIPALFSLPEGAGDGDTPVIVDIHGGPESQRRPSFAGLTQYFLSRGYAVFEPNVRGSTGYGKAYTHLDDVEKRMDSVRDVRAGVDWLHDHPAVDPDRIVAMGGSYGGFMVLAALTEYPDLWAAGVDVVGIANFVTFLENTGDWRRELREAEYGSLAEDREFLESISPINNVDRIAAPLFVLHGANDPRVPVGEAEQIAEQAAAQGVPVEKRVFDDEGHGISKRENRIEAYTAVVEFLDKHV; encoded by the coding sequence GTGACCGCGTACGACCTCTCTCGCTATCTGAACGTCCGGAGCGCCTACGGCAGTTCGTTCGCGCCGGACGGGACGCTCGCGTTCCTGATGAACACGACCGGCGTCGCCCAGCTCTGGTCGCTGTCGGAGCCCCGCGGCTGGCCCGAACAGCGGACTTTCTACGACGAGGGCGTGAGCTTCGTCGACTACTCGCCCGAGCGCCCCGAACTCGTCTTCGGCATGGACGAGGGCGGCAACGAGCGGGCCCAGCTGTACCGCCTGGACGACGGCGGGCGCGTCCACGAACTCACTGCGATGCCCGACGCGAAACACCGCTGGGGCGGCTGGTCGCCGGACGGCGAGCGGTTCGCCTTCGCCTCGAACCGCCGCGACGAGGCCGTCTTCGACATCTACGTCCAGGACCGCGACGCGACCGGTGCGGACGCGGAACTGGTCTGGGAGGGCGACGGCTGGCTCTCCGTGGGCGGGTTCTCGCCGGACGGTCGGCACCTGCTCGTCAGCGAGGCCCACTCCAGTTTCGACCAGGACATCTACGTGCTGGACCTCGACGGCCGGGACCTGACCCACCTCACGCCACACGAGGGGACGGTCCGGTACACGAGCGCGTCCTGGGGCCCCGAGGGCGAGGCCGTCTACTGCGTCACCGACGCCGAGAGCGACACGCTCGACCTGGCCCGCCTCTCGCTGGACGGCGACCTCGACGTCGTTCGCTCGGATGACCAGTGGAACATCGACGGCGTCGCGCTCGACCAGGACAGCGGCCGGCTCGTGTACTCGCGTAACGTCGACGGCTACAACGAACTCACCGTCGGCGAACTGACGGGGCCGACCACGGTCGAGACGTTCCCGACGCCGGACCTCCCGGGCGGGCTGGCCGGGGGCGTCGCCTGGGGGCCCGACGCCGAGCGCTTCGCCGTCAGCGTCACCGGGCGGACCGAGAACACCAACGTGTTCGTCGTCGAAGCCGAGACCGGCGAGAGCGAGCGGTGGACCGAGGCGTCGACGGCCGGCATCCCACGCGAGACGTTCGTCGAGCCCGAGGTGGTCCGCTTCGAGTCGTTCGACGGTCGGGAGATTCCGGCGCTGTTCTCCCTGCCCGAGGGGGCCGGCGACGGCGACACGCCGGTCATCGTCGACATCCACGGCGGCCCGGAGAGCCAGCGCCGCCCCTCGTTCGCGGGCCTGACCCAGTACTTCCTCTCGCGGGGCTACGCCGTCTTCGAGCCCAACGTCCGCGGGTCGACGGGCTACGGCAAGGCCTACACCCACCTCGACGACGTGGAGAAGCGGATGGACTCGGTGCGGGACGTGCGCGCCGGCGTCGACTGGCTCCACGACCACCCGGCTGTGGACCCGGACCGAATCGTCGCGATGGGGGGATCCTACGGCGGCTTCATGGTACTTGCGGCGCTGACCGAGTACCCCGACCTCTGGGCGGCGGGGGTCGACGTGGTCGGCATCGCGAACTTCGTGACGTTCCTGGAGAACACGGGCGACTGGCGGCGCGAACTCCGTGAGGCCGAGTACGGGTCCCTCGCCGAGGACCGCGAGTTCCTCGAATCCATCTCGCCGATCAACAACGTCGACCGCATCGCGGCCCCGCTGTTCGTCCTCCACGGCGCGAACGACCCGCGCGTCCCGGTCGGCGAGGCCGAGCAGATAGCCGAACAGGCGGCCGCCCAGGGCGTGCCCGTCGAGAAACGCGTCTTCGACGACGAGGGTCACGGCATCAGCAAGCGGGAGAACCGCATCGAGGCCTACACGGCCGTCGTCGAGTTCCTCGACAAGCACGTCTGA
- a CDS encoding NUDIX domain-containing protein, with product MEIAERSRARVQERLARLEQEFGSTPVDQTTFSVGAEAYQRAVERSREGQVDVHAFVHNESGDVLLSDDDGSWEVPQGQTQGAERPATAVERVVTETAGVACTVRDAVRATICGVRNEADPDTETVYRLSLVFDVEIDSAALDDGEAASIRWDDPGDVAVAELV from the coding sequence ATGGAGATAGCCGAGCGCTCGCGAGCGCGGGTCCAGGAGCGTCTCGCCCGACTCGAACAGGAGTTCGGCTCGACGCCGGTGGACCAGACCACCTTCTCCGTGGGGGCGGAGGCGTACCAGCGTGCCGTCGAGCGTTCGCGGGAGGGGCAGGTCGACGTGCACGCGTTCGTCCACAACGAGTCGGGGGACGTGCTGCTCAGCGACGACGACGGGTCCTGGGAGGTCCCGCAGGGACAGACCCAGGGAGCAGAGCGGCCGGCGACGGCGGTCGAGCGGGTCGTCACCGAGACGGCCGGCGTCGCCTGCACGGTTCGGGACGCGGTGCGGGCCACCATCTGCGGCGTCCGGAACGAAGCCGACCCGGACACCGAAACGGTGTACCGGCTCAGCCTCGTGTTCGACGTGGAAATCGACAGCGCCGCGCTCGATGATGGCGAGGCGGCGTCGATTCGGTGGGACGACCCGGGCGACGTGGCGGTCGCGGAACTTGTCTAG
- a CDS encoding CBS domain-containing protein gives MDDVFVGRIMSSPVTTVPADANAQAVAKRMLDETISSVVVVNADGGLSGILTSTDFVEIAAEGGDTTGLAVSEFMTTDLVTVTANDAVETAAGLMLEAGVHHLPVVDETEGVVGMLTTTDMTAYVSGIEEPTAPVLG, from the coding sequence ATGGACGACGTGTTTGTCGGACGAATTATGTCATCGCCCGTAACGACTGTCCCCGCCGACGCGAACGCGCAAGCGGTCGCCAAGCGGATGCTCGACGAGACTATCAGTTCCGTCGTGGTCGTCAACGCTGACGGTGGCTTGTCGGGGATTCTCACCTCCACGGACTTCGTCGAAATCGCCGCAGAGGGCGGCGACACGACCGGGTTAGCCGTCTCCGAGTTCATGACGACGGACCTGGTGACCGTGACGGCGAACGACGCCGTCGAGACGGCCGCGGGCCTGATGCTGGAAGCGGGTGTCCACCACCTCCCCGTCGTCGACGAGACGGAGGGCGTGGTCGGAATGTTGACGACAACTGACATGACGGCCTACGTTTCGGGTATCGAGGAGCCGACCGCGCCGGTGCTGGGCTGA